The genomic window AAATGGTATCGGTACTGTACTATTCTTCGAAGACCGCGATGCAATAGCAACAATGCCTACTCAAGGTCAACGTACTGAAGCATACAAACAAAACAACTCAGCTAACTCTCAATACGCTACTTGGTTAGCTTTAGCTGAAATGAACTTAGGCGGATCATTACAACACTTTAACGTTGGCTACGAACAAGGCTTCGATAAAGCAGTTCGTGAAATGTTCAACTTACCAGAATCATTTGAATTAGTAGCTCAAATGCCATTCGGTTCAATCGAACAAGCTGCTGGCGAAAAAGAATATATCGATTCAGACGTACAAGTTCAATTAATTAAATAATTATATAAAAATCCCTGTCAATTTCACAATTGAC from Aerococcaceae bacterium DSM 111021 includes these protein-coding regions:
- a CDS encoding nitroreductase family protein — translated: MAEFKNVIKNRRSIYALGNNSDYSIEEIVATIKETQKDVPSAFNSQTSRLVVLNGEANIKFWDLILKVQEEVLDQGTWDFMSPIMHGAKNGIGTVLFFEDRDAIATMPTQGQRTEAYKQNNSANSQYATWLALAEMNLGGSLQHFNVGYEQGFDKAVREMFNLPESFELVAQMPFGSIEQAAGEKEYIDSDVQVQLIK